The Bradyrhizobium oligotrophicum S58 genome contains the following window.
CCTTCTTGCCGCGGTGCCTGGGCGGGGTCTGCGCATCGGCATCCGCAGCGACGGCCGCGATCAGGGCGGCGCCGGTGCGCGTCGGGCCGGTATAGACCACAACGGGCTCGGACGGCGCGGCGGCCGCAGCGAGGATCTCCGAGGGCTTCTGCGCGGGCGCCTGCAATCCGGCCAGCAGGGTGCCGCCGGTGGTCTCGCCCTCGGCGCCGGCGATCGTCTCCTCGTCATCATCGCTCGCCGGCCGGTGCCGCCTGCCGCTGCACATGTCGTCGCGCAGATTCGGCGGAGTGGCGTCGATCGGCACCAGCTGCTCGACATTGCCGAGCGGCGCCTTCAGCCAGGTCAGCTGGTTCGTGTTGAATCCGCGGTCCAGCATCTGGATCGCGCGCACGGCGCGCATCTGGCCCGAGGAGGCGCCGAGCACCACCGCGATCAGGCGCTTGCCGTTGCGGGTCGCGGACGCCACCAGATTGTAGCCGGAGGCGCAGATGAATCCGGTCTTGAAGCCGTCGGCGCCGGGATAGCGTCCGATCAGCCGGTTGAAATTCTGCACGACGCGGCGGCCGTAGCGGATCGACGGGATGTGGACGAAATATTCGTATTCCGGCAGGTCGCGGATGATGGCCCGCGCCAGGATCGCGAGATCGCGTGCCGAGGTGATCTGGCCGTCGGCGGGCAGGCCGTTCGGATTGACGTAGCTGGTCTGCGTCATGCCGAGCTTCTGCGCGGTCTCGTTCATCATGATCGAGAAGCCGTCGATCGAGCCGCCGATGCCCTCCGCCAGCACCACCGCCATGTCGTTGGCGGACTTCACCAGCATCATCTTCAGCGCGTTGTCGATGGTGAGCTGCGTGCCCGGCCGGTAGCCCATCTTCGACGGCGATTGCGACGCTGCGGTGGGCGACACCGTCACCAGCGTGTCGAGCGAGACCTTGCCGTCCTTGACCGCCTTCAGCGTCACGTAGGCCGTCATCAGCTTGGTGACGGAGGCCGGGTACCAGGGATAGGTCGCGTTCTGCGCCTCCAGCACCTTGCCGCTGTCGGCTTCGACGAGCAGCAGCGCCTCGGCGTTGGCCCAGCGGGGCGCAAGGGCGAGAGCGGCAGCGAGAACGAGGATCTTGATCGGGGTATTGCGGAACAACAGGCGAAGCGTCTGCACTGGTCTGGTCCGGTCCTTTGAGACCCGCCTCGCGATCCGCGAGATGGGCAAACGGGCTTTCGGGTTTCAAGCGTGTCCGGCGCCGCTTCGGTTGCGGCAGGCCGCGAACCTATACCGGCTCGGCGCTGGCGAACAGAGGCCAGCCATTCAATTCCACGATGAAAGCGTCCCGCTATCAGGCCTTGACGGTGGTGCCGTCGCTCTCCGGCGCAGCGACGGCCGCGCGTGCATTCGTCTGGACCATGAACTGGGCCTTCGCGAGTTCCGCGAAGTGGCCGCCTTTCGCCACGAGTTCATCGAACGTTCCGCTTTCGATCACGCGTCCGTTCTCGAACACGAGAATCCGCGTCGCGTTGCGGATGGTCGAGAGCCGGTGCGCGATCACGAAGGTCGTGCGTCCCTTCATCACCTCGTCGAGCGCGGCGTTGAGCTTGGCCTCGGTGACGGCATCGAGCGCCGATGTCGCCTCGTCGAGAATCAGGATCGGCGGATCCTTCAACAGCGCGCGCGCGATCGAGAGCCGCTGGCGCTCGCCGCCGGACAGCATGCGACCGCGCTCGCCGGCATTGGTGTCGAACCCCTGTTCGGCGCGGTCGATGAAGTCGAGCGCCTGGGCGCGGGCGGCGGCGGTGCGCACTTCCTCGTCGGTCGCATCGGGCTTGCCGACCAGCAGGTTCTCGCGAATCGAGCGGTTGAACAGCAGCGCTTCCTGGAACACGACACCGATGTTCCGCCTGAGCGACGCGAGCTTCAAGCCGCGCACGTCCATGCCGTCGATCTTGATGAAGCCGGACTGCGGATCGAACGCGCGGTGCAGGAGCGCGATCGCGGTCGATTTGCCGGCGCCGGTGGGGCCGACCAGCGCAATGGTCTGGCCGGGCAGCGCGGTGAAGGTGAGATCCTCCACCGCCGGGCGCTTGCCGTCATAGGAGAACGACACGTCGTTGAATTCGACCAGGCCGGAGAGCCGGCCGATCTCGATCGCATCGGGGCGGTCGCGCACCGCCGGCACCGCATCGAGCACGGTGAAGAATTCCGCCAGTCGCGGCGCTTCCATGAACACGTTGTTGATGAAGGACACGACCTGCTCGAGCTTCTGGATCAGCATGGTCGCGAACGACACGAACATCACGATCTCGCCGACCGATGTCAGCCCCGCCTGATGCAGCGCGATGCCGAGCGTGAAGATCGCGAGCACGGTGATGGTGGTGGAGGCGCGCGTGATCACCGTCACCAGCGCCCACCAGCCGAGCACCGGCATCTGCACCGACAGCAATTGTCCGGCGACGGTGCGCAGGCCCTGCACCTCGGCATCGATGCGCACGAAGCTCTGCACCAGCGCGACATTGCCGAGCGCGTCGGAGGCGCGCGCCGAGAGGTCGCTGTAATGCTCCTCGACCTCGCTCTGCATGCCGTAGGTCTTGCGCACGACCAGCGTCGTCAGCACCGTGAACACGACGCAGAGCACGAACAAGAGGATCGCGAGCCGCCAGTTCAGGTACAGCGACAGCGGCAGCAGCACCAGTACGGACATGATCGCCGCGAAATGCTCGCGGAAGAACGACAGCCACAGCTTCCACAGCGCGTCGGTGCCGTTGATCATCACCTTCATCAGCCGGCCGGAATGGGTGCCGGAATGGAAGGTCAGCGGCAGCTGCAGGATGTGCTCGAAATAGCTCGTCAGCACGGCGTGGCGCTGGCGATGCGCCAGACGGTCGGCCTGCAGCGCGACCCAGGCGCTGGCGAGAATCGTGAACAGTCCGAACCCCGCCCAGGCCGCGAGCAGCGGCCATGCGGTGCTGGTCGACGCGTTGCCGGACAGCGAATCGACAATGCGTCCGAACAGCACCGGCTCGGCGAACTGCGCCACCGCAAGCGCCAGGTTGGCGATGGCAAGCAGCCAGCCCAGCCGGGCCTCCTTTCCGAGCAGTTGGAGCACGCGGGCATAGATGCGGAGCAGGGACATGGGCGAAGCGCTTTGTGCAGGCGACGGTGGAATCGGCGCCGGACGGCGCGCCACGCATGTTAGCAAGGGAACAGCGGTCGCGGCGAGCGCTCAGTTGACGAGGCGGCTGTCGGCCGGGGGCAGGAAGCTGTCGTCGAAAATGTCGGCCGGCTGCGGGCGCTTGTGGTGGAATTTGAAGTCGTCGCCGATCTGGTCGAGAGCCCGCTCGAACCGCGCGGGATCGATGCCGCCGATGCCATCGCGGCGGACGTCTGATGTCAGCACGTTGTCGGCCAGCACCGTCTGCAGCCGCTCCAGCTCGAGCTCGCGCGAGCCATCCTCCATCCGGCTCACGACGTCGGGGATGGCTGCGGCCGGGTCCTTGATCGCCAGTTGCAGCCCGGAGGTGAGCGCGCGCAGGAATCCCCTTACGGCAGCCGGCTGCTTTGCTGCAAAGCCGGGATTGACGATTACGGCGTGGCCGTAGGCCTCGCAGCCGAAATCGGCAAAGCGCAGCACCGCGAGATCTGCGGCCGGCACGCCGCGGTCGCGCAGATTGATGGCCGAGAGGTAGGAGAATCCGCTGACCGCGTCGACCTGGCCGGCCGACAGGATCGGCTCGCGCACCGCCGCGCCCACTCGCGCGAGCTTGATGGTCTCGGGCTTGAGATGGTTGTACCGCGCGATCGCGGGCCACAGCCGGATCGAGAGATCGCCCTCGGCGACGCCGAGCGTCTTGCCGTCGACGTCGGCAAGCCCGTGGATGCCGCGGCTCTTGCGCGCGATGATGGCGTAGGGCGCCTTGTTGAACAGCACGAACACGGCCTTGACCGGCTGGCTGCCCCCGCTGTCACGGTATCGGATCAGCTCGTTGATGTCGGCGAGCGCGATGTCGCTCTCGCCCGAGGCCACGCGCGCGATCGCGTCGGGCGAGCCCTTGGCGGTGGTGATGGTGACGGTCACGCCCTCGGCGCCGAACAGCCCATGGCCGGCTGCAAGCGCCACCGGCGCCATGCTGCCGTCGAGCGGGCGATCCAGCGTGAACATCACGGCGACCGGGCGCTTGAGCTCCTCCGCTGCGGCAGTCCGCTGCGACAGCCATCCGGGCACGACGAGGGCCGCCAGAAGCGCCAGAGCAAGCAGGGTGACGGGTGGTCGCATACGCATCAGGGCACGCCGGTATTCGCGAAGCATACCGGTATTCTTACGCCGGTATTCTAATCAGTTCACCGGCTCCCGCGCGATCGATGTGTCAATTCCGTGACAGGCCGCTCGGAGCCGGCGTCGCCTCATCATGTCCCAACGAATCTGAACGGTCCATGAGCAAGGCCTGCGGCGATTTGCGGCTTCGACTCAGGGTTTCGCGGGGGGAACTGTGGGCCTGGTTCGTGAGTTGGTGCACCAGATTTGATCGCATGGAGAATCCACATGATCGCACAGCGCGGAAGTTTTTCACGCTTTGGCCGTGCTACCGTCCTGGCGACGGTGGCTGCGGTGAGTTTGACTGCAGTGCAGCCCACGCTCGCCTTCGCCGGTTCTGCACCGGCTGAGAAGGGCGTCGTGGCCAGCACCGCCAAGGAGGGCGGCCTGACCGACGTCAGCGCGCGCCGCCGCTACTATCGCGGCAATGGCGGCGCGGCCGCCGCAGCGGCGTTCGCCGGCATTGTCGGCACCGGCCTCGCCATCGCTGCCGCCCAGAACCGCCGTTCCTACTACGAGGACAACTACTATTACGGCCGGCCGGCCTATTACGGTTACGAGCCGGGCTATCAGTCTTATGGCGGCGGCCCCTATTACGGCGGCTACCACCATGGTCCCCGCTGGTGATATCCGATCATCTGATGCGATCCGCCGGCCTCGCGCCGGCGGATTTTTTCATGTCTTCCGCAAACGTTTAACA
Protein-coding sequences here:
- a CDS encoding D-alanyl-D-alanine carboxypeptidase family protein, with amino-acid sequence MQTLRLLFRNTPIKILVLAAALALAPRWANAEALLLVEADSGKVLEAQNATYPWYPASVTKLMTAYVTLKAVKDGKVSLDTLVTVSPTAASQSPSKMGYRPGTQLTIDNALKMMLVKSANDMAVVLAEGIGGSIDGFSIMMNETAQKLGMTQTSYVNPNGLPADGQITSARDLAILARAIIRDLPEYEYFVHIPSIRYGRRVVQNFNRLIGRYPGADGFKTGFICASGYNLVASATRNGKRLIAVVLGASSGQMRAVRAIQMLDRGFNTNQLTWLKAPLGNVEQLVPIDATPPNLRDDMCSGRRHRPASDDDEETIAGAEGETTGGTLLAGLQAPAQKPSEILAAAAAPSEPVVVYTGPTRTGAALIAAVAADADAQTPPRHRGKKAHVAARKDAKPATRTAAKSDAETKPGAKAAESKPAAARHAAAKPDAGAKSTEKASSDAATKPKPKAAAKPKTAGKPAPKDG
- a CDS encoding glucan ABC transporter ATP-binding protein/ permease; translation: MSLLRIYARVLQLLGKEARLGWLLAIANLALAVAQFAEPVLFGRIVDSLSGNASTSTAWPLLAAWAGFGLFTILASAWVALQADRLAHRQRHAVLTSYFEHILQLPLTFHSGTHSGRLMKVMINGTDALWKLWLSFFREHFAAIMSVLVLLPLSLYLNWRLAILLFVLCVVFTVLTTLVVRKTYGMQSEVEEHYSDLSARASDALGNVALVQSFVRIDAEVQGLRTVAGQLLSVQMPVLGWWALVTVITRASTTITVLAIFTLGIALHQAGLTSVGEIVMFVSFATMLIQKLEQVVSFINNVFMEAPRLAEFFTVLDAVPAVRDRPDAIEIGRLSGLVEFNDVSFSYDGKRPAVEDLTFTALPGQTIALVGPTGAGKSTAIALLHRAFDPQSGFIKIDGMDVRGLKLASLRRNIGVVFQEALLFNRSIRENLLVGKPDATDEEVRTAAARAQALDFIDRAEQGFDTNAGERGRMLSGGERQRLSIARALLKDPPILILDEATSALDAVTEAKLNAALDEVMKGRTTFVIAHRLSTIRNATRILVFENGRVIESGTFDELVAKGGHFAELAKAQFMVQTNARAAVAAPESDGTTVKA
- a CDS encoding ABC transporter substrate-binding protein, which gives rise to MRMRPPVTLLALALLAALVVPGWLSQRTAAAEELKRPVAVMFTLDRPLDGSMAPVALAAGHGLFGAEGVTVTITTAKGSPDAIARVASGESDIALADINELIRYRDSGGSQPVKAVFVLFNKAPYAIIARKSRGIHGLADVDGKTLGVAEGDLSIRLWPAIARYNHLKPETIKLARVGAAVREPILSAGQVDAVSGFSYLSAINLRDRGVPAADLAVLRFADFGCEAYGHAVIVNPGFAAKQPAAVRGFLRALTSGLQLAIKDPAAAIPDVVSRMEDGSRELELERLQTVLADNVLTSDVRRDGIGGIDPARFERALDQIGDDFKFHHKRPQPADIFDDSFLPPADSRLVN